One region of Methanobacterium sp. genomic DNA includes:
- a CDS encoding CooT family nickel-binding protein → MCESTVYSTDGDTIMEDILHIKIDGEKINLIDILGQEKKLEGKIVELDLDKHSIFIKLNE, encoded by the coding sequence GTGTGTGAATCAACAGTTTATTCAACAGATGGTGATACCATCATGGAAGATATCTTACATATTAAAATAGATGGAGAAAAAATAAATCTCATAGATATATTAGGTCAGGAAAAAAAACTGGAAGGAAAGATAGTTGAACTTGACCTGGATAAACACAGTATTTTTATAAAGTTAAATGAATAA
- a CDS encoding CBS domain-containing protein gives MLEKHKVKEVMSKDVITVSPEEDVVFAFEKLMKYKVSSLPVVDDYGKLVGIVTATDLGHNLILDKYELGTTVSEVMVTNVGCIGPEDSLQTAVKKMKEYGAGEEIVNQLVVVDDHKIKGIISDGDIIKALIS, from the coding sequence ATGTTAGAGAAGCACAAAGTTAAAGAAGTGATGAGTAAAGACGTTATAACAGTTTCTCCAGAAGAAGATGTTGTCTTTGCATTTGAAAAATTGATGAAATACAAAGTAAGTTCTCTTCCTGTTGTCGATGATTATGGGAAACTTGTAGGTATCGTAACAGCTACAGATCTGGGGCATAACCTTATTCTTGATAAATATGAGCTTGGAACAACAGTTTCAGAGGTAATGGTTACAAATGTAGGGTGTATAGGGCCAGAAGATAGTCTTCAAACCGCTGTTAAAAAAATGAAAGAATACGGTGCTGGTGAAGAAATAGTGAATCAGCTGGTTGTGGTTGATGACCATAAAATAAAAGGAATTATCTCAGATGGAGATATTATAAAAGCATTGATAAGTTAA
- a CDS encoding anion permease: MEWLLIIGVLTGVYLASNIGANDIGNSMGTAVGSGVIKMRQALIVGALFMFLGAIFLSSNVIKTISGGIVDIYFITPIGAVITTLTAGLWVSISILRKTPVSGSHSIVGAIFGYGLVYAGLNNIKWNSLLVIGLSWVSSPLLGALIGFIFYYSLRSLILEKVQNIAVSGRIEKIFSYIQILSSCFAALGIGAIDIAAATGVMIAVMGIGTGTDIKLLGTFGLVTGILIAGNRIVGTVGKRITNLVPTRGVSAQISAASVILTFAFLGMPISPTQTLVGSVIGVGLARRTSDVGGDVVKQILSSWVFTFPACAIISGILTGLTYQCFYNISI; the protein is encoded by the coding sequence ATGGAATGGTTACTGATAATTGGAGTTCTAACCGGCGTTTATCTTGCAAGTAACATTGGAGCTAATGATATTGGAAATTCAATGGGAACTGCTGTAGGAAGTGGTGTTATTAAAATGAGGCAGGCTCTCATTGTTGGAGCTTTATTTATGTTCCTGGGTGCAATATTTTTAAGCAGTAATGTTATTAAAACCATATCTGGAGGAATAGTTGATATTTACTTTATAACACCCATAGGAGCAGTAATAACAACCTTAACGGCAGGATTATGGGTGAGTATTTCTATTTTAAGAAAAACACCAGTTTCTGGAAGCCATTCCATAGTTGGAGCCATATTTGGATATGGACTCGTTTATGCAGGTTTAAATAATATTAAGTGGAATTCTTTACTGGTTATAGGTTTAAGCTGGGTTTCATCACCACTATTAGGTGCTTTAATTGGATTCATATTTTATTATTCTTTGAGGAGTCTTATACTTGAAAAAGTCCAAAATATCGCTGTTAGTGGTAGGATTGAAAAGATTTTTTCTTATATACAGATTCTAAGTTCCTGTTTCGCTGCTTTAGGTATAGGTGCTATAGATATTGCTGCTGCAACAGGGGTGATGATTGCAGTCATGGGAATCGGTACAGGTACAGATATAAAACTTTTAGGCACTTTTGGACTTGTTACCGGCATACTGATTGCTGGAAATAGAATTGTTGGAACTGTTGGAAAAAGAATAACTAATTTAGTTCCTACAAGGGGAGTTTCAGCCCAGATATCTGCAGCATCAGTTATTTTAACTTTTGCATTTTTAGGAATGCCTATATCTCCAACTCAGACGCTTGTTGGCTCTGTAATTGGAGTTGGCCTTGCAAGAAGAACCAGTGATGTTGGTGGCGATGTTGTAAAACAAATTCTTTCATCATGGGTTTTTACATTTCCAGCATGCGCAATAATTTCTGGAATTCTAACTGGATTAACTTATCAATGCTTTTATAATATCTCCATCTGA
- a CDS encoding 2-phosphoglycerate kinase, whose protein sequence is MIMVEGKVSGKKYTEPFSKGVLARSLTRAEMDPNKAYTFASQIESYLRKEGIEIISLDDLIDIVRAKLKRENWEIAEKYGMWRRIRKCREPLIILIGGASGVGTSSIAFEVANRLGIRNMTSTDIIREVMRKMVSKELLPTIFESSYTAYKSLRIPPPPELDEVLIGFRDHVDTVSVGVEAVIERALKEGVSIVIEGVHIVPGFINEGLVNKHNVAMFILTLSDEEVHKGRFYSRCRQLWARRPLQRYMNYFGAIRRTHKYFKSQAKKYDIPTIENIDVTTTIDCIIGNLTKTYGSEEDVREAQS, encoded by the coding sequence ATGATAATGGTAGAAGGTAAAGTTAGCGGAAAAAAGTACACAGAACCATTTTCTAAAGGAGTTCTTGCAAGATCTTTAACTCGTGCAGAAATGGATCCAAACAAGGCATATACTTTTGCATCTCAAATAGAATCTTATTTAAGAAAAGAAGGTATTGAAATCATTAGTCTGGATGATTTGATTGATATTGTCCGTGCAAAGCTAAAAAGAGAGAACTGGGAAATTGCTGAAAAGTATGGTATGTGGAGAAGGATCCGTAAATGTAGAGAACCTCTGATAATACTTATTGGGGGAGCTTCTGGAGTTGGAACGTCATCAATTGCTTTTGAAGTAGCAAACCGACTTGGAATACGGAACATGACCAGCACGGATATAATAAGAGAAGTTATGCGTAAAATGGTATCAAAAGAACTTCTACCAACCATATTTGAATCAAGCTACACTGCATATAAATCTTTAAGAATCCCCCCTCCACCTGAACTTGATGAAGTGCTCATAGGATTTAGAGACCATGTTGATACAGTCAGCGTGGGTGTGGAAGCAGTGATTGAAAGAGCTTTAAAAGAAGGGGTCAGCATTGTAATCGAAGGCGTCCATATAGTGCCTGGCTTTATTAATGAAGGCCTTGTAAATAAACATAATGTTGCAATGTTCATTTTAACTTTGTCTGATGAAGAAGTCCATAAAGGAAGATTTTATTCAAGATGCAGGCAGCTATGGGCACGAAGACCTCTTCAAAGATATATGAATTACTTTGGAGCCATTCGAAGAACACACAAATACTTTAAAAGCCAGGCTAAAAAGTATGATATACCCACCATTGAAAACATAGACGTTACCACAACAATTGATTGTATAATAGGAAATCTTACCAAGACTTATGGAAGTGAAGAAGATGTTAGAGAAGCACAAAGTTAA
- the hdrB gene encoding CoB--CoM heterodisulfide reductase subunit B — translation MDLAYFLGCIMNNRYPGIEKATRVMFEKFGITLHDMEGASCCPAPGVFGSFDKTSWLSIAARNITIAEDMGMDIMTECNGCFGTLFETNHELHGDEESKAKINEVLSEVSREYKGNVNVRHFAEVLYNEVGLDKISEAVTTPLDDLNVGVHYGCHFLRPTKDIQIDNAEKPTILDEIVEATGAKSVNYRDKMMCCGAGGGVRSRDLENALDFTKEKLTNMTDAGVDVIVNVCPFCHLQFDVGQTEIKSKWGDEFNIPVFHLAQFLGLAMGYSPEDLTVDVHQICVDPALEKCSLEEIEELDKITGGE, via the coding sequence TATTTTTTAGGATGTATAATGAACAACAGATACCCGGGAATTGAAAAGGCAACAAGAGTAATGTTTGAAAAGTTTGGTATAACTCTTCATGATATGGAAGGAGCTTCCTGCTGCCCTGCACCTGGTGTGTTTGGATCATTCGATAAGACCAGCTGGCTTTCGATAGCAGCAAGAAACATCACCATTGCAGAAGATATGGGAATGGACATAATGACCGAATGTAACGGATGTTTCGGCACATTATTTGAAACTAACCATGAATTACATGGTGATGAAGAATCTAAGGCAAAAATAAACGAAGTTCTATCTGAAGTAAGCAGAGAGTATAAAGGTAATGTTAATGTAAGACACTTTGCAGAAGTACTGTACAACGAAGTAGGTCTTGATAAAATATCTGAAGCTGTAACCACACCTCTGGACGACCTTAATGTCGGTGTTCACTATGGATGCCACTTCTTAAGACCAACAAAAGATATCCAAATCGATAATGCAGAAAAACCAACAATTTTAGATGAAATTGTTGAGGCAACCGGTGCAAAATCTGTAAATTACAGAGATAAAATGATGTGCTGTGGTGCTGGTGGGGGAGTACGTTCAAGAGACTTAGAAAATGCTTTAGACTTCACAAAAGAAAAGCTAACCAACATGACAGACGCTGGCGTAGATGTTATTGTAAATGTGTGTCCTTTCTGCCACCTGCAGTTTGATGTGGGTCAAACAGAAATCAAAAGCAAGTGGGGAGATGAATTTAACATACCTGTTTTCCATCTTGCTCAGTTTTTGGGTCTTGCAATGGGATACAGTCCTGAAGATCTGACTGTAGATGTGCACCAGATCTGTGTGGACCCAGCCCTCGAAAAATGTTCACTTGAGGAAATTGAAGAATTAGACAAAATAACCGGCGGAGAATAA
- a CDS encoding 4Fe-4S binding protein, which translates to MLGFAPVSRWENPPEELPNKFNEWIPEEFWPQSIYPEAKTVIVIGLPVQLPIVETAPSIYYHKLYETVNNALDLKAYGISNFLTEKGYPSIYVPRDCYGDIDVLLEKPCAFFSHKHAAYLAGLGSFGQNNVLLTPEYGSRVRFTSIFTQAEIDGDPVKPIDLCTKCLLCVKECPVGAIKEEFPLPIDKILCAKRSKKLREEYRSPCGICIKVCPVGEDRKVFDRKDVSLYKKDRTPEKYKNAWEHVRKYGSKKIGS; encoded by the coding sequence ATGTTGGGTTTTGCTCCAGTTAGTAGATGGGAAAATCCTCCAGAAGAGCTTCCAAATAAATTTAATGAATGGATACCTGAAGAATTCTGGCCACAGTCAATTTATCCAGAAGCAAAAACAGTTATTGTAATAGGGCTTCCGGTACAGCTTCCAATAGTAGAAACTGCGCCTTCAATATATTACCATAAGCTGTATGAGACTGTAAATAATGCACTTGACTTAAAGGCATATGGAATTTCAAATTTTTTAACTGAAAAAGGTTATCCTTCAATTTATGTTCCAAGGGACTGTTATGGTGATATAGATGTACTGCTTGAAAAACCATGTGCATTCTTTTCACACAAGCATGCAGCATATCTTGCAGGTTTGGGCTCTTTCGGCCAGAATAATGTGCTTTTAACTCCAGAATATGGGTCAAGAGTTAGATTTACATCAATATTTACACAAGCTGAGATAGATGGAGATCCAGTTAAACCCATAGATTTGTGTACAAAATGCCTTTTATGCGTAAAAGAATGTCCTGTCGGGGCAATAAAAGAAGAATTCCCATTACCAATAGATAAAATACTTTGTGCAAAAAGGAGTAAAAAGCTTCGAGAAGAATACAGATCTCCCTGTGGCATTTGTATAAAGGTTTGTCCGGTTGGAGAAGATAGAAAGGTTTTTGATAGGAAAGATGTATCCCTATATAAAAAAGATAGAACACCCGAAAAATATAAAAATGCATGGGAGCATGTAAGGAAGTATGGAAGTAAAAAAATAGGTTCTTAG